The stretch of DNA GCCCGTAGAAGCGACAACGAGACAAAGCCGCGAGTACCAGTGCCGATGAGAACAAACCCTGCCCTAGGACAAGCTAGGGTGACAAAGTCACACCAAAACACAAGTTAAGAACAGAGTGACCTGTACAAGCCGTGCAGGTGCCTGTAGAAAATTGTCGACTGCTAACGCAGCCCGCAGACAGCGCCACCTAACCTGCGCCTGGACAGTATGACACTCACCCTAATGGCCTTGTCAAGCGAGCCCGAGACAATATTGTGCTCATCGAATTGGATGCACGTCACGGGCGCGGTGTGGCCTGTGAGTGTCCTGTGCGCCTGGCCCGTCCGCATATCCCACATGCGCAcagcgccgtcgcccgACCCGCTCGCGAGTGCGTAGCCCCAGAACTGCACGCCGCCCACGAAGTCCTGATACATGTCCCAAGTGCCGTCAGCGAACGGCGGAGTGGGAACGGCAAACTGGCCAGTCacggcagcgaggagctgctgctgcgccgcgtTCGGGTTCGTTGCGCCCCCAGGGGAcgggaggaggtcgtcgtaCTGCACCGAGCCGAACGACGTGGACGACCGGTGGGACAGGCCCGAACGCGTCTTCTTGCGAGGCGAAGGCGGCAGAGATGGCAGAACGGGTGGGTTGCTGATCGCCCAGAGAATGTCCATTGTCAGGACACACTGCCCCGTCGAGACGTCCCACTGCCGCAGCGTCTTGTCTGACGAGCCCGTAATGAGCGTCCCGTCCTCGTAGTACATGGCCGTGACCGCCTTGCTGTGGCCCTCGAGAGTGCGGACACACGGCCCGGggtcctccttggccggctcctcgtcgtcttcgccACCCCCCTCATTCTTCTCGGCGATGCTCGAGAGCGGATCCCGCCGCGCCTTGTCCGACTgctcgcgcagcttgtcctcgtagtcctcgacgaggcgcaggTCCCACATCTTGACGTTCCCGTCCGCTCCCCCCGTCAGGCAAAGCgtgtcctcgacctggacCGTCTTCACCGTGCCCTTGTGCCCTCGCAACTCGCCGATCGTCTCGCCATCGCAGAGATCCCACaccttgacgacgtcgtcctgcCCCGCAGTAACGAGCATACCGTATGGTTCGTTGAAGTCGAGCGCGGTGATCGGCCCAGTGTGAGCTTGGAGAGACTGGAGTTAGCGTTGGGTTATAaagagatgaggaggatggacgGCGTTCGGGAGAAGCTCCATTCACCATGAATGCCACACCAGAGGGCAACTCGTCGTGCTCCGAAGGAAGGAATGCTGGGCCCTTTCGCCGGCGCGAGCTCTTGACGGGCGTAGCCGCCGTGGGCGGCAGTGCCTTGGTGCCAGCAGCCGACGTTACGCTCGGCGATGCCATCATCTCCTGTACGCCCTCtagctcgtcgtcgagctcgaggctcTCCTCCTGCAACTTGAGCAGGCTCTTCTGCAACCGCCGCCggatctcctcgagcgtgccGATTTTGGCAGTGACCTCGGCGATTTCGGCATTGACGAGGCTCTGGCGCACGCGCAGgttgtccttgtcctgtgcgatctcgtcggcagccttgagcaggtcctcgagatggacgttggacgcgaggagcgcctcgcgAGAGGCTCGGCTCTGTTTCCGCCGGCGGCGGGTCTTGACCCCAGGCcggtcctcgccctctccaccactgtgctcgccctcggtaaggaggccgcgcgcacgctctcCAAGCTTACGAAGCCCGAGGCGGTCGCCACCAAGGTCcgtgtcgacgagctcccCCCGCTGCGTCCTACGGCGCTGCTTGCTGAGCTCCGAGGACGGGATTGTCGCGCGGAAGCCGCGGATGAGCGACACCTCGCTCACCGACTCGCCTCTATCCAGCGACAGTTGGGCGAGCACTTCGGCGTTCTCGAGGATCGCGAGGGAAGTTGCGGAAGGTGGCTCCTGCCCGAATCTGCCGACACCTGGGACGTTGGTCGGTAGTCTCAGCAGCGACGGGCGATGGGGGCGGGTGAGGCCGACGGGCGTACCCGCTCTACTCGTAAACTTGGGATGCATGAGCGATGGCGCGACTGGGGTGAGCATTtggtggggaaggaagCTCGTGCGTGCGGAAAGTGCTCACGGTCGGCAAGTATGCGGGTGCTCTCGGTGCGGCGGTGCTCGGACGCGAACGGGGTCATgacgacctccttggcgaTGGTATACGACTCGGtggccgccgacgacagGCTCCCTAACGTCGATTCGCGCTTTCGTGACATGGTCGGAGTGACGTTTGGGGacggtggaggaggaagaggagggatGTCTTGTGCCAAGGTGGTGAGGTGGAGCTGGGGATGGTAACTTTACGGCGCGCGCACGGAGAGAAGTCGGCGCACGCGCGCTGCGcaagggagagggaggatAAAGCGGAGCGTGGTCCCAGAGTGGGACGGAGTGGATGATGTGTGATGGATGGATTAaagtggaggaaggtggagaagTAGACGGCCGGTGGTTGCGGAGGAGCCGAAAAGAGACACTGACGAgatccccttcccccctaTCAACTTGAACTGAGCGTCATCAATTCAACCAACCAACGCTCCTCCCTTCATCCATGGCACTCGTCACCATCTCCGGCTTCCCATCCTCGGGCAAGTCGACACGCGCACGCCAGCTTCATGACTACCTCCAGGAGCGTATAGCTGCGCCAGACTACGACGGGCCCAAGTTTGACGTCGTGGTGGTTGACGACACTGGGTGTCACGTGTCCAGGAGCGCGTATGATGGTGAGTGGCTCACGTTACATTGATTGACGCGACGCTGACGCCTCACTCTTCATCTACACGACACATTCTCGCACCGTACCATATTACTGTTGGTTGCATGCACTGCGGTTGTTCGGTGCTCACCTCTTGGTCCTCgcacccacctccacatTTTCGACCTCCACATTTGCCTCCACCTTGTACGCCCCTGGCTGAAATCTACGCCGCCTGCTCGCCATCGCAGACAGCAAGACCGAGAAGCCTGCGCGGGCAGCTCTCTTCACGGCTGGTACCCGCTCCCTCCGGCCTGACACTATTACGATCCTCGACAGCGCCAACTACATCAAGGGTTTCCGGTATCAACTCTATTGCGCAGCGCGAGAGGCGGGGGTGAGAGTTGCCACGATCCGGGTGGCTGCTCCGCCAGGGAAGTGCGCTGAGTGGCATGAGACGAGaccagaggaggagcgctACGCGCAGGCGACGTGAGTTCAACATCCCATCTCTCCGGGCGAGTTGGCGGAAGAATCACCGCTAACACCAGCTTCGACAACCTGATCCAACGGTACGAGGAGCCGAACTCGATGGTACGCTGGGACTCTCCCCTCTTCACAATCCCGTGGGACGAGGATCTGCCGGGTGAGGAGATCTGGGCCGCGATCCGGACGGGTGTGAAGCGTCCGCCGAACCAGGCCGTCAACCAGCGTAGCACACCGCCACCAGGCACGCTGCAGACGCTGACGAAaacgacgagcgcgatTGTCAgtgctctcctcgcgcacctcgcTGCCGGACCAACGCCGACATTCCCCATCCCGTCACCTCCGGCGCCTGCaggcctcgtcctccatctTCCGAACCACAAGCCGACACTGAGCGAGATGCAGCGCCTCAAGCGCCAGTTTGAGGCGACGCAGACTGGCGCACAGCGTTCAGGTGGGGGGGCGGCGGGTAGCTGGACTGAGCCGCAGGTAGCTGCTAACTTTGTCACGTTCCTCGAGAACATTTGGGAGTCGCGCTAGATCTCGATAGGCTGATAGAGGATGCATGTTGTACGTTGGATGTTTGGGCTTGGATGTTTACCAGGACTTTGAAGATCGAGTTGAGTGGAATAAAAGCTTTGACCGAAAGGCTGCGCCACTATGTATGGTCCGACAGTCTATTGACTGCGACATCTGTGATGTCTGCGTACCTCTCTCTGCCCCAACACATGATCACCCTTCCCTTACCAAGAAATCGACCAAGGCAGCTAACAAACCACGCTGAGACCTGGCCGTTTCCGCGTTGGTGCTGGGATGGTGGAGAAGTCCCTTGACGAGGCCTAGATGGGTGTGATTTCAATGTCTCGATTTCGTCTCCTGCAAACCGCATGGAAATCGGAATCACTTCGTGTCTGTCGAAGGCGCATCGGCGCTCCATGCTTCTCTGGGACGTAGGGTTCGAACGTGGTGCGGAACAGACAACAGAACTCGCATGACATCGACTATTCTACGACAGAGAATCACCGTGGGACGCATCACAGCCCGAGAGCAACCTCGCAAGCGCATCAATGACATGCCAGACCGCGCGCACCAGTGCTCGAGACGAACCCGCTGTTGTCAGCCTCCTTCATATCCATCGTACATCTGGAGCGCGCACCAGAACGCGCCGGGCACCGACACTCACCTGAtgtccagctcgtcctcgtagACGTAGTGCCCAACAAACGCGCCAATCACAATAGCAGTGCAGAGGTACACATTGTACGTCATGGCGACGAGCAtgagctggggtcagtcCGGTCCGCGGTCCGCGGACAACTCACAAAGTAGGCGATCGCGACCGATGCCGCGTACATGCCCGCGCGAGTGGCgcgggccgaggaagggaggCGGACGCTGGTGTGAGATCGTCTTCAAGCTCGATTCTCCATTTGGACCTAATTTTGACTC from Cutaneotrichosporon cavernicola HIS019 DNA, chromosome: 7b encodes:
- the MDV1 gene encoding uncharacterized protein (WD domain, G-beta repeat), encoding MSRKRESTLGSLSSAATESYTIAKEVVMTPFASEHRRTESTRILADLAPSLMHPKFTSRAGTPVGLTRPHRPSLLRLPTNVPGVGRFGQEPPSATSLAILENAEVLAQLSLDRGESVSEVSLIRGFRATIPSSELSKQRRRTQRGELVDTDLGGDRLGLRKLGERARGLLTEGEHSGGEGEDRPGVKTRRRRKQSRASREALLASNVHLEDLLKAADEIAQDKDNLRVRQSLVNAEIAEVTAKIGTLEEIRRRLQKSLLKLQEESLELDDELEGVQEMMASPSVTSAAGTKALPPTAATPVKSSRRRKGPAFLPSEHDELPSGVAFMSLQAHTGPITALDFNEPYGMLVTAGQDDVVKVWDLCDGETIGELRGHKGTVKTVQVEDTLCLTGGADGNVKMWDLRLVEDYEDKLREQSDKARRDPLSSIAEKNEGGGEDDEEPAKEDPGPCVRTLEGHSKAVTAMYYEDGTLITGSSDKTLRQWDVSTGQCVLTMDILWAISNPPVLPSLPPSPRKKTRSGLSHRSSTSFGSVQYDDLLPSPGGATNPNAAQQQLLAAVTGQFAVPTPPFADGTWDMYQDFVGGVQFWGYALASGSGDGAVRMWDMRTGQAHRTLTGHTAPVTCIQFDEHNIVSGSLDKAIRIWDMRMGAVSELHKYEFPVTAVQFDSRKVVAAVGENGVEVYNRTTAEHSRLVVNGHTKPAERLRFMDKYLVSGGRDGCAKVWAM
- the KTI12 gene encoding uncharacterized protein (Chromatin associated protein KTI12): MALVTISGFPSSGKSTRARQLHDYLQERIAAPDYDGPKFDVVVVDDTGCHVSRSAYDDSKTEKPARAALFTAGTRSLRPDTITILDSANYIKGFRYQLYCAAREAGTRPEEERYAQATFDNLIQRYEEPNSMVRWDSPLFTIPWDEDLPGEEIWAAIRTGVKRPPNQAVNQRSTPPPGTLQTLTKTTSAIVSALLAHLAAGPTPTFPIPSPPAPAGLVLHLPNHKPTLSEMQRLKRQFEATQTGAQRSGGGAAGSWTEPQVAANFVTFLENIWESR